From a single Lactococcus allomyrinae genomic region:
- the rpsQ gene encoding 30S ribosomal protein S17 translates to MERNQRKVYQGRVVSDKMDKTITVVVETKRNHPVYGKRINYSKKYKAHDENNSAKTGDIVRIMETRPLSKDKHFRLVEIVEEAVII, encoded by the coding sequence ATGGAACGCAATCAACGTAAAGTTTATCAAGGCCGCGTGGTTTCAGACAAAATGGATAAAACTATCACAGTTGTCGTAGAAACTAAGCGTAACCACCCTGTCTATGGTAAACGTATCAATTACTCTAAAAAATATAAAGCTCACGACGAAAACAACTCTGCAAAGACTGGCGACATCGTTCGTATCATGGAAACTCGTCCTTTGTCTAAAGACAAACATTTCCGTCTTGTAGAAATCGTTGAAGAAGCAGTTATTATCTAA
- the rpsC gene encoding 30S ribosomal protein S3, whose amino-acid sequence MGQKVHPIGMRVGVIRDWDAKWYAEKEYADYLHEDLAIRQLIQTKLADASVSLIETERAINKVIVTLHTAKPGMVIGKSGSNVDALRAELNALTGKQVHINIVEIKKPDLDAHLVGEGIAKQLEARIAFRRAQKQAIQRAMRAGAKGIKTQVSGRLNGADIARSEGYSEGTVPLHTLRADIDYAWEEADTTYGKLGVKVWIYRGEVLPTKKSVKGEK is encoded by the coding sequence GTGGGTCAAAAAGTACATCCAATTGGTATGCGTGTTGGCGTTATTCGCGATTGGGATGCCAAATGGTATGCTGAAAAAGAATATGCGGATTACCTTCACGAAGACTTGGCAATTCGTCAACTTATCCAAACTAAACTTGCAGATGCCTCAGTATCATTGATTGAAACTGAACGTGCAATTAACAAAGTTATCGTAACTTTGCATACTGCTAAACCAGGTATGGTTATTGGTAAATCAGGAAGCAACGTTGATGCACTTCGTGCAGAACTCAATGCTTTGACTGGTAAACAAGTTCACATCAACATTGTTGAAATCAAAAAACCTGATTTGGACGCTCATCTTGTTGGTGAAGGAATTGCTAAACAACTCGAAGCGCGTATCGCTTTCCGTCGTGCTCAAAAACAAGCTATCCAACGTGCAATGCGCGCTGGTGCAAAAGGGATTAAAACTCAAGTTTCTGGTCGTCTAAATGGTGCTGATATCGCACGTAGCGAAGGATATTCAGAAGGTACAGTTCCACTCCACACACTCCGTGCGGATATCGACTACGCTTGGGAAGAAGCAGACACAACTTACGGTAAACTTGGTGTTAAAGTTTGGATTTACCGTGGTGAAGTTCTCCCTACTAAAAAATCTGTGAAAGGAGAAAAATAA
- the rpsS gene encoding 30S ribosomal protein S19, translating into MGRSLKKGPFVDEHLMKKVEAQVNAERKSVIKTWSRRSTIFPNFVGLTIAVYDGRKHVPVYVQEDMVGHKLGEFAPTRTYRGHAADDKKTRR; encoded by the coding sequence ATGGGTCGTAGTCTTAAAAAAGGACCTTTCGTCGATGAGCATTTGATGAAAAAAGTTGAAGCTCAAGTCAACGCCGAAAGAAAATCTGTGATTAAAACTTGGTCACGTCGTTCTACAATCTTTCCTAACTTTGTAGGACTTACTATCGCTGTTTATGATGGTCGCAAACACGTACCGGTTTACGTTCAAGAAGATATGGTTGGACACAAACTTGGTGAATTCGCACCAACTCGTACTTACCGTGGTCACGCTGCTGACGACAAGAAAACACGTCGCTAA
- a CDS encoding DNA/RNA non-specific endonuclease, with the protein MKKETKGCFSGCLLWLLKVILSIGLAIFFVLTIWNYCYRHVTPFRQFVDKQNVTQKVDQKVQSIKLPGIKLPGTKQAADRSADKDILPFEKKKELVLGKLDILGRATYAHIQLKNSDEPTEKREAQLTYDPSGWHNYKLPYEKGKSAWVMNRGHLVGYQFSGLNDEPKNLITETAWVNQGNYDSMNDSNDKAMLYYENRLDHWLARNPNEYLDYKVTPIYQGSELVARQIKLDYVGLDSQGKLIQIKLGSPFEKTVNSVTEVVLENTAPNLLIDYQTGEVKAK; encoded by the coding sequence TTGAAAAAAGAAACAAAAGGATGTTTTAGTGGTTGTTTGCTATGGCTCTTGAAAGTCATCTTATCAATCGGTTTAGCAATTTTCTTTGTATTAACGATTTGGAATTATTGTTATCGTCATGTTACGCCGTTCAGACAGTTTGTGGACAAACAAAATGTTACACAGAAAGTTGATCAAAAAGTACAGAGCATTAAGCTCCCAGGAATAAAATTACCAGGAACAAAGCAAGCTGCAGATCGTTCAGCTGATAAAGATATTCTCCCTTTTGAAAAGAAAAAAGAGCTTGTCTTAGGTAAACTTGATATTTTGGGACGTGCGACTTATGCTCATATCCAACTTAAAAATAGCGATGAACCAACAGAGAAGAGGGAAGCACAGTTGACTTATGATCCATCAGGATGGCATAATTATAAGCTCCCTTACGAAAAGGGAAAATCTGCGTGGGTTATGAACCGTGGACATTTAGTTGGTTATCAATTTTCAGGACTCAATGATGAGCCTAAAAACTTGATAACAGAAACCGCCTGGGTTAATCAAGGAAATTATGATAGTATGAATGATTCAAATGATAAAGCGATGCTCTATTATGAAAACCGTTTAGATCATTGGCTAGCACGGAACCCTAATGAGTATCTTGACTACAAGGTCACACCTATTTATCAGGGAAGTGAGTTGGTGGCTCGTCAAATCAAATTAGATTATGTCGGGCTTGACTCGCAAGGTAAACTGATTCAAATTAAATTGGGAAGTCCATTTGAGAAAACAGTTAACAGTGTGACAGAAGTTGTTCTTGAAAACACAGCTCCTAATTTGCTAATTGATTATCAGACAGGAGAGGTAAAAGCGAAGTGA
- a CDS encoding DUF6287 domain-containing protein, translating into MERKFVKIKKYVTVSVIFLGVLATLTACSSGSKESKKTEHTSSSQSTKSKESLPSSSSQSSSISTSSSSDISSSSTSQYEAANSSQILTGNYSSLNGTWQTTDGSGKAVLKNGTIIFSSEYQRVISGPQSKNGIIIADAVNLGKHMGFMFAAANSSPTFANSSQTDKTDRTKDRFAITSDDEGLEIFDTNPMSFFYKISNDTTSPNS; encoded by the coding sequence ATGGAAAGGAAATTTGTTAAAATCAAAAAGTATGTAACAGTTTCTGTAATTTTTTTAGGAGTTTTAGCGACTTTAACAGCTTGTAGTAGTGGGAGTAAAGAAAGTAAAAAAACTGAGCATACTAGTTCGTCACAAAGTACAAAAAGTAAGGAAAGTCTCCCAAGCAGTAGTTCACAATCTTCAAGTATAAGTACGAGTTCAAGTTCAGACATAAGTTCAAGTTCAACTAGTCAGTATGAGGCTGCTAATAGTTCACAAATTCTTACAGGTAACTATTCTTCTTTAAACGGAACATGGCAAACTACTGACGGAAGTGGTAAAGCTGTTCTGAAAAATGGTACCATCATTTTTAGTTCAGAATATCAAAGAGTTATATCTGGTCCACAATCAAAGAATGGGATTATTATTGCTGATGCTGTGAATCTTGGAAAACACATGGGCTTCATGTTTGCTGCGGCTAACAGCTCGCCAACTTTTGCAAATTCTTCACAAACGGATAAAACAGATAGGACAAAAGATAGATTTGCAATAACTTCAGATGATGAGGGTTTGGAAATATTTGATACTAACCCAATGTCATTTTTTTACAAGATAAGTAATGATACAACAAGTCCGAATTCGTAA
- the rpmC gene encoding 50S ribosomal protein L29, translated as MKLSETKSLLKDLRALSVEELATREAELKKELFDLRFQAAAGRLENTARLDEVKKTIARVKTVQAELNK; from the coding sequence ATGAAATTAAGCGAAACTAAATCACTTCTTAAAGACTTGCGCGCTTTGTCAGTTGAAGAATTGGCTACTCGCGAAGCAGAATTGAAAAAAGAATTGTTTGATCTTCGTTTCCAAGCAGCTGCTGGTCGTCTCGAAAACACAGCGAGACTTGATGAAGTCAAGAAAACAATTGCACGTGTAAAAACTGTGCAAGCTGAATTGAACAAATAA
- the rplV gene encoding 50S ribosomal protein L22, which translates to MAEITSAKATAKTVRVSPRKTRLVIDLIRGKRVADAIAILKFTPTKAAVEVEKVLNSAIANAENNFGLEKANLVVSETFVNEGPTMKRFRPRAKGSASPINKRTAHITVVVAEKE; encoded by the coding sequence ATGGCAGAAATTACTTCAGCTAAAGCAACTGCAAAAACAGTTCGCGTTTCACCTCGTAAGACTCGTCTTGTTATCGATCTTATCCGCGGGAAACGTGTTGCAGATGCAATTGCAATCTTGAAATTTACACCGACTAAAGCTGCTGTAGAAGTTGAGAAAGTTTTGAACTCAGCTATCGCTAATGCAGAAAACAACTTTGGTCTTGAAAAAGCTAACTTGGTAGTTAGTGAAACTTTTGTTAACGAAGGACCAACAATGAAACGTTTCCGTCCACGTGCGAAAGGTTCAGCTTCACCAATTAACAAACGTACAGCTCACATCACTGTAGTTGTAGCTGAGAAAGAATAA
- the rplB gene encoding 50S ribosomal protein L2, which yields MGIKVYKPTTNGRRNMTGSDFAEITTSTPEKSLLVSMNKTAGRNNLGRITVRHHGGGHKRKYRLIDFKRNTDNVVAKVATIEYDPNRTANIALVVYANGIKSYILAPKGLEVGMTVVSGPDADIKVGNALPLANIPVGTLIHNIELKPGKGGQLVRSAGASAQVLGTEGKYTLVRLQSGEVRMILSTCRATVGVVGNEQQNLINLGKAGRTRHMGIRPTVRGSVMNPNDHPHGGGEGRQPVGRKSPMTPWGKPALGLKTRNKKAKSNKLIVRRINDGK from the coding sequence GTGGGAATTAAAGTTTACAAACCTACCACAAACGGTCGTCGTAACATGACTGGTAGCGACTTTGCTGAAATCACTACAAGTACTCCTGAAAAGAGCTTGCTTGTAAGCATGAATAAGACCGCTGGTCGTAACAACCTTGGTCGCATTACAGTTCGTCACCATGGTGGTGGTCACAAACGTAAATATCGTTTAATCGACTTCAAACGTAACACTGACAACGTTGTTGCCAAAGTTGCTACAATTGAATACGATCCAAACCGTACAGCAAATATTGCATTGGTTGTTTATGCTAATGGGATTAAATCATACATCTTGGCACCTAAAGGTCTTGAAGTAGGTATGACAGTTGTATCTGGTCCAGATGCTGATATTAAAGTTGGTAACGCATTGCCACTTGCTAACATTCCAGTTGGTACATTGATTCACAACATCGAGTTGAAACCTGGTAAGGGTGGACAATTGGTTCGTTCAGCAGGTGCATCAGCTCAAGTACTTGGTACTGAAGGTAAATATACACTCGTTCGTCTCCAATCAGGCGAAGTTCGTATGATTCTTTCAACTTGCCGCGCTACTGTTGGTGTTGTTGGTAATGAACAACAAAACTTGATTAACCTCGGTAAAGCAGGACGTACACGTCATATGGGGATTCGCCCAACTGTTCGTGGTTCTGTAATGAACCCTAACGATCACCCACATGGTGGTGGTGAAGGTCGTCAACCAGTTGGACGCAAGTCACCAATGACTCCATGGGGCAAACCAGCTCTTGGACTCAAGACTCGCAACAAAAAAGCAAAATCAAACAAACTTATCGTTCGTCGTATCAACGACGGAAAATAA
- a CDS encoding SpaA isopeptide-forming pilin-related protein, giving the protein MVETGIAKLDADTLGASTNGIPNLSGGEFTLEDSKGNVIKQSQGLNPQTGAQANVALSSGAQYAPDANGNIVLVTNAQGSAGFVYNIDLPTADGLQWVETKAPNGFAINDNPVTITFDSSNAIDNTTNNVEDNKANSSTISDQPLLEATLDKDSTNAEFNHVLGKAVYELQTQAGVPIKQAQGLDPKTGDSANIVVVTGTFVSNTAGNLDVQATADGLIDVKNIDGTLVPKDVQWVELSPADGHALNNVPAQTSFDKGTYSSDASNFLAVSKTTDKPMGETAIAKCDADTGDNTTQGAATLQGAEFTLEDLTGTPIKQTQGVDPQTGAQANVVLAAGTSYAPDANGNIVVVTNAQGIGGQVQNIDLSNNLNYQWVETKAPYGYTINTKPIEVDFSASNEVDSNTNNYKDGLKLGATISDRVVDFDFAFIKAATDNGATGLNGAEFTLTPLTGTLNALGQYDNGKDTNINGQDTYINPDTGLATPVTDVSQLYLGAVQTSHDYTDPQGGQSAGWVEYDHVQVGKYKVSETKVPDGETQAHDLEVDILPDTTTDGAPTSYEFKVIDLVTKNVLRDVTIPVSYSPTQDGRQLLNDNNFLGKFNLGSIFDSPTTPPTPSIDVEKANDAMPTAGKGNDTDSNNNAGPNDHDTAATADVLKEGATTPIDFLFTNNGTDDLTQLKPVDKTTNGSISVKDITYTYNGTTLSLNADGYLTNADGSLFVLPAGQAIQATGTLPALPVGELHTDEVNINAVGVKSGTPVHDHDDWNGIVPKPSIDIEKANGSIPNAGNGNHTDKANNAGANDHDTVATLDPIKAGTSTAIYFRGTNNGTEALSHIKVSDTTTDGSVSIGSIVWTYQGQTLKINASGELTLQDGTLLTLQPKDTITGEGTLPALPAGELHGDDVTISGIGVLDNKSVGDDDKWYGEVTPHDSIDIEKANDTMPKAGNGNNTDKANNVGTNDHDTAATADDLKVGATTPIYFRITNNGNEALTQVTPVDKTIEGTATLSAITWTYNGQKLTLSKDGAFVTTDGKLLVLPVGGTVTGAATLAALGTDQTTADEASVTGVGVNSHNKVGDKDDWYGKTQKLTVVPPQTPSAPKSNVYNIIIPDTGTALGQFQLVGYIIIALVIGNVVYYIVKKRRNKEDEAA; this is encoded by the coding sequence ATGGTTGAAACAGGAATTGCTAAACTTGATGCCGACACGCTAGGCGCAAGCACTAATGGAATTCCTAATCTTTCGGGTGGAGAATTTACGCTTGAAGATTCCAAAGGCAATGTAATCAAACAATCTCAAGGGCTCAACCCTCAAACAGGCGCACAAGCTAATGTCGCACTTTCTTCTGGCGCTCAATATGCTCCAGATGCAAATGGTAACATTGTCCTCGTCACTAATGCACAAGGTTCAGCTGGCTTTGTTTACAATATTGATTTGCCAACCGCAGACGGTTTACAATGGGTGGAAACCAAAGCACCAAACGGTTTTGCCATCAATGACAATCCTGTAACCATCACTTTTGACAGCTCTAATGCCATTGATAACACGACGAATAATGTTGAAGATAACAAAGCCAACAGTTCAACGATTTCTGATCAACCATTACTTGAAGCAACCTTGGATAAAGACTCTACAAATGCAGAATTTAATCATGTCCTTGGAAAAGCCGTTTATGAATTACAAACTCAAGCAGGTGTCCCTATCAAACAGGCACAAGGCTTAGACCCAAAAACAGGAGATTCCGCAAATATTGTGGTGGTTACAGGGACTTTTGTTTCTAACACTGCAGGTAATCTTGATGTGCAGGCAACAGCTGATGGGTTGATTGATGTCAAGAATATTGACGGAACGCTTGTTCCTAAAGATGTTCAATGGGTTGAATTATCCCCTGCAGACGGCCATGCACTCAATAATGTACCCGCACAAACCTCTTTTGACAAAGGCACTTATTCGTCTGATGCTTCTAATTTTCTTGCGGTAAGTAAGACCACAGATAAACCAATGGGCGAAACAGCGATTGCCAAATGTGATGCGGACACAGGAGATAATACCACGCAAGGTGCTGCGACTCTCCAAGGTGCTGAGTTTACGCTTGAAGATTTAACAGGCACACCAATCAAACAAACACAAGGGGTTGACCCTCAAACAGGAGCACAGGCTAATGTTGTACTTGCTGCTGGGACAAGTTATGCGCCAGACGCCAACGGCAACATTGTGGTCGTGACTAATGCACAAGGAATTGGCGGACAAGTTCAAAATATTGACCTTTCCAACAACCTCAACTATCAATGGGTGGAAACTAAAGCGCCTTATGGTTACACGATCAACACCAAACCGATTGAAGTTGATTTCTCTGCTTCAAATGAAGTAGATAGCAATACTAATAATTACAAGGACGGTCTGAAACTTGGAGCAACCATTTCAGACCGTGTCGTCGATTTTGACTTTGCTTTTATCAAGGCCGCAACAGATAATGGAGCGACGGGACTTAATGGTGCAGAGTTTACCCTAACGCCACTGACAGGAACGCTCAACGCTTTGGGTCAATATGACAATGGAAAAGACACAAATATCAATGGTCAAGATACGTATATTAACCCTGATACAGGTCTTGCTACTCCTGTAACGGATGTCAGTCAGCTTTATCTAGGAGCAGTCCAAACCTCTCATGATTATACTGACCCCCAAGGTGGCCAGTCTGCAGGTTGGGTCGAATATGACCACGTTCAAGTTGGGAAATACAAAGTATCTGAAACCAAAGTACCTGACGGCGAAACGCAAGCCCATGATTTGGAAGTTGATATTTTACCAGATACCACGACAGATGGGGCACCAACGAGCTATGAGTTCAAAGTCATTGACCTTGTAACCAAAAATGTCCTTCGTGATGTTACGATTCCTGTTTCTTACAGTCCAACACAAGATGGCCGTCAGCTCTTGAATGATAATAACTTCTTGGGTAAATTTAATCTCGGTTCAATCTTTGACAGTCCAACAACACCACCAACGCCAAGCATTGACGTTGAAAAAGCTAATGATGCCATGCCAACCGCTGGTAAGGGAAATGACACAGATAGCAATAATAATGCCGGGCCAAATGACCATGATACCGCTGCGACTGCGGATGTTCTTAAAGAAGGCGCAACGACACCGATTGATTTCCTCTTTACTAACAACGGCACGGATGATTTGACACAACTGAAACCAGTGGACAAGACCACCAACGGCTCAATATCCGTTAAAGATATTACTTATACCTACAATGGCACAACGCTCTCACTCAATGCAGACGGCTATCTGACAAACGCAGACGGTTCGCTCTTTGTTCTTCCTGCAGGTCAGGCCATTCAAGCCACAGGAACGCTCCCAGCGCTTCCAGTAGGAGAGTTGCACACAGATGAAGTAAATATCAATGCGGTAGGGGTTAAATCGGGGACACCTGTCCATGACCATGATGATTGGAACGGTATTGTACCAAAACCAAGCATCGACATCGAAAAAGCTAATGGTTCTATTCCTAATGCAGGCAACGGAAACCATACCGACAAAGCCAATAATGCAGGAGCTAATGACCATGACACGGTTGCGACACTTGACCCAATCAAAGCTGGGACAAGTACAGCGATTTATTTCCGTGGCACAAATAACGGAACAGAGGCACTGAGTCATATCAAAGTATCAGACACCACAACTGATGGTTCTGTTTCTATCGGCTCTATTGTTTGGACTTATCAAGGTCAAACCCTAAAAATCAATGCTTCTGGCGAATTGACTTTGCAAGATGGGACGCTTTTAACCCTTCAACCAAAAGACACGATTACAGGAGAAGGGACTTTACCAGCACTTCCTGCAGGCGAGCTGCACGGCGATGATGTAACCATCTCTGGTATTGGCGTGCTTGATAATAAATCAGTCGGGGATGATGATAAATGGTATGGAGAAGTCACACCTCATGATTCTATTGATATTGAAAAAGCTAACGACACGATGCCAAAAGCAGGGAATGGTAATAATACTGATAAAGCCAATAATGTGGGGACTAATGACCACGATACTGCTGCGACTGCGGATGACCTTAAGGTAGGAGCAACAACACCGATTTATTTCCGTATTACCAATAATGGCAATGAAGCCCTAACACAAGTCACACCTGTAGATAAAACGATTGAAGGTACCGCAACATTATCTGCCATTACTTGGACTTACAACGGTCAGAAGTTGACACTTAGCAAAGATGGAGCATTTGTTACAACTGATGGTAAGCTGCTTGTTTTACCTGTTGGAGGGACTGTTACAGGCGCTGCAACGCTTGCAGCACTTGGCACAGACCAAACTACTGCCGATGAAGCTTCAGTAACTGGGGTTGGAGTTAATTCTCACAATAAGGTAGGCGATAAG
- a CDS encoding helix-turn-helix domain-containing protein, which yields MAKNKIAEILKEKQMKKSVFADLTGIARQNVNLMLTQKQGSISYENIQSICEVLSISPNELFEIGERKDYMIVNTSIAKTLSVNDKWTSQFKTLNKFSLLEAQSLCKVLNEERRTIELFPVPIERLPQLVIMEKQMHRPRPLVKKYLPPLVGLWKFNKAAGSKETVIKGSVQDFQSWFLEIEQQPMDNSRFRGYVLKTAITSLEETYSVKCVLETLKSGRSAKGYRLKIKEID from the coding sequence ATGGCAAAGAATAAAATTGCGGAAATTCTCAAAGAAAAGCAAATGAAAAAATCTGTTTTCGCAGATTTGACAGGTATTGCACGGCAAAATGTGAATTTAATGCTTACGCAGAAACAGGGTTCAATTTCTTATGAGAATATACAAAGCATCTGCGAGGTACTCTCTATCAGTCCTAATGAACTGTTTGAAATAGGAGAGCGGAAGGACTACATGATTGTCAATACAAGCATCGCAAAGACATTATCAGTTAATGACAAATGGACATCGCAATTTAAAACTCTCAATAAATTTTCATTATTGGAAGCACAATCGCTTTGTAAAGTTCTCAATGAGGAACGCAGAACGATAGAATTATTCCCAGTTCCTATTGAACGACTCCCTCAGTTGGTTATCATGGAAAAGCAGATGCATAGACCAAGACCACTTGTAAAAAAATACCTTCCTCCCCTTGTCGGACTTTGGAAGTTTAACAAAGCTGCAGGAAGTAAGGAGACGGTAATTAAAGGCTCAGTACAAGATTTTCAAAGCTGGTTTTTAGAAATAGAACAACAGCCAATGGATAACTCTCGCTTTCGTGGTTATGTGCTAAAGACAGCAATAACTTCTCTTGAAGAAACTTACTCCGTGAAATGTGTATTAGAAACATTAAAATCAGGACGCTCCGCAAAAGGGTATCGTTTGAAAATCAAAGAAATAGATTAA
- the rplX gene encoding 50S ribosomal protein L24 — protein sequence MFVKTGDTVKVIAGKDRGTTGKVLKALPKLNKVVVEGVAIMKKHQKPNAVNPNGAILEIEAPIHVSNVQVLDKNGVAGRVGYKVVDDKKVRFNKKSGEILD from the coding sequence ATGTTTGTAAAAACTGGTGATACAGTTAAAGTTATCGCAGGTAAAGATCGCGGAACTACTGGTAAAGTCCTCAAAGCTTTGCCAAAATTGAATAAAGTCGTTGTTGAAGGTGTTGCTATCATGAAGAAACACCAAAAACCTAACGCTGTAAATCCTAATGGCGCAATTCTTGAAATTGAAGCACCTATCCACGTTTCTAACGTGCAAGTGCTCGATAAAAATGGTGTTGCTGGTCGTGTAGGTTACAAAGTTGTTGACGATAAAAAAGTTCGTTTCAACAAAAAATCTGGCGAAATTTTAGACTAA
- the rplN gene encoding 50S ribosomal protein L14, with protein MIQTESRLKVADNSGAKELLTIRVLGGSSRKFAGIGDIIVATVKSAAPGGAVKKGDVVKAVIVRTKSGAKRPDGSYIKFDENAAVLIRDDKTPRGTRIFGPVARELREGGYMKIVSLAPEVL; from the coding sequence ATGATTCAAACAGAATCTCGTTTGAAAGTTGCAGATAACTCAGGTGCTAAAGAACTTTTGACTATCCGTGTTCTCGGTGGTTCATCACGTAAGTTCGCTGGCATCGGTGATATCATTGTAGCTACAGTTAAATCAGCTGCCCCTGGTGGAGCAGTAAAAAAAGGTGATGTTGTGAAAGCAGTCATCGTTCGTACTAAATCTGGTGCGAAACGTCCTGACGGTTCATACATCAAATTTGATGAAAATGCAGCAGTGCTCATCCGTGACGATAAAACTCCTCGCGGAACACGTATCTTTGGCCCAGTTGCCCGCGAACTCCGCGAAGGTGGCTACATGAAGATCGTTTCACTTGCTCCAGAAGTACTCTAA
- a CDS encoding type Z 30S ribosomal protein S14, producing MAKKSMVVKNQRPAKFSTQAYTRCERCGRPHSVYRKFKLCRICLRELAYKGQLPGVKKASW from the coding sequence ATGGCTAAGAAATCTATGGTTGTTAAAAACCAACGCCCTGCAAAATTCTCAACACAAGCTTATACTCGTTGCGAACGTTGCGGACGTCCACATTCAGTTTACCGCAAATTTAAACTTTGCCGTATCTGTCTTCGCGAATTGGCTTACAAAGGTCAATTGCCAGGCGTTAAAAAAGCATCATGGTAA
- the rplP gene encoding 50S ribosomal protein L16 has product MLVPKRVKHRREFRGKMRGYAKGGDTVSFGEFGLQATTSHWITNRQIEAARIAMTRYMKRNGQVWIKIFPHKSYTAKAIGVRMGSGKGAPEGWVAPVKRGVVMFELGGVSEEVAREALRLASHKLPVKTKFVKRGEA; this is encoded by the coding sequence ATGTTAGTACCAAAACGTGTAAAACACCGTCGTGAATTCCGCGGTAAAATGCGTGGTTATGCTAAAGGTGGCGATACTGTATCATTCGGTGAATTTGGTCTTCAAGCGACTACTTCACACTGGATTACAAACCGTCAAATTGAAGCAGCTCGTATTGCTATGACTCGTTACATGAAACGTAACGGTCAAGTTTGGATTAAAATCTTCCCTCACAAATCATATACTGCCAAAGCTATTGGTGTGCGTATGGGTTCAGGGAAAGGTGCTCCTGAAGGTTGGGTTGCTCCAGTTAAACGTGGCGTTGTCATGTTTGAATTGGGCGGTGTAAGTGAAGAAGTCGCTCGTGAAGCGTTACGTCTTGCTTCACATAAACTTCCTGTTAAAACTAAATTTGTGAAACGAGGTGAAGCGTAA
- a CDS encoding helix-turn-helix domain-containing protein, whose translation MKEKLKQLLNERDLSYYRLSKLTGIASSTFAALNTGKINYLSFENMVRIAQVLDVSLDIFIPDKK comes from the coding sequence ATGAAAGAAAAATTAAAACAACTGTTAAATGAACGTGATTTATCCTATTATAGGCTATCAAAATTGACAGGAATTGCCTCTAGCACTTTTGCAGCACTTAATACAGGAAAAATAAACTATTTATCATTTGAAAACATGGTAAGAATAGCTCAAGTGCTTGATGTCAGTCTGGATATCTTCATTCCCGATAAAAAATAG
- the rplE gene encoding 50S ribosomal protein L5, translating into MTNRLKEKYTNEVVPALTEQFNYTSIMAVPKVDKIVINMGVGDAVNNSKNLDKAVAELALISGQKPLITKAKKSVAAFRLREGMPIGAKVTLRGERMFEFLDKLVTVSLPRVRDFHGVSNKAFDGRGNYTLGVKEQLIFPEINYDDVDKVRGMDIVIVTTANTDEESRELLAKLGMPFAK; encoded by the coding sequence ATGACTAATCGTTTGAAAGAAAAATATACTAACGAAGTAGTACCAGCGTTGACTGAACAATTCAATTACACTTCAATCATGGCTGTACCAAAAGTTGATAAAATCGTTATCAACATGGGTGTTGGAGATGCTGTAAACAACTCTAAAAACCTTGATAAAGCTGTTGCTGAATTGGCTTTGATCTCTGGTCAAAAACCATTGATTACTAAAGCTAAAAAATCAGTTGCTGCTTTCCGTCTTCGTGAAGGTATGCCAATCGGTGCGAAAGTAACTCTTCGTGGCGAACGTATGTTCGAATTCTTGGACAAATTGGTTACTGTTTCACTCCCACGTGTACGTGACTTCCACGGTGTTTCAAACAAAGCGTTTGACGGTCGCGGTAACTACACACTTGGTGTGAAAGAACAATTGATTTTCCCAGAAATCAACTATGATGATGTTGATAAAGTTCGTGGTATGGATATTGTTATCGTAACAACTGCTAACACTGACGAAGAATCACGTGAATTGCTTGCTAAACTCGGCATGCCGTTCGCTAAATAA